From Paenibacillus sp. V4I7, one genomic window encodes:
- a CDS encoding DUF421 domain-containing protein: MDILTIFLRTVLIYFVVFLMLRLMGKREIGKLSLFDLVISIMIAEIAVFVLEDSSKPLMDGLVPMATLVLIQIFIAFITLKSRTVRILFDGRPSVLINKGMIDREEMKKHRYNLDDLMLQLRQNKIMNVADVEFAVLEPSGKLSVVEREVKETAEVNDGVKGAIRYEGLPLPLIMDGKVQDANLEKIGKTRFWLKNQLQVKGARDFKEVFYCSIDHRGRMFLDRKR; this comes from the coding sequence ATGGATATTCTGACCATTTTTTTACGTACCGTGCTGATCTACTTTGTCGTTTTTCTCATGTTAAGGCTCATGGGAAAACGTGAAATTGGTAAACTTTCGCTGTTTGATCTTGTGATCTCGATTATGATTGCAGAAATTGCGGTCTTTGTTCTTGAAGATTCCAGCAAACCACTTATGGATGGGCTTGTCCCAATGGCAACGCTGGTACTTATTCAAATCTTCATTGCGTTTATTACATTAAAAAGTAGAACCGTTCGAATTCTCTTTGACGGAAGGCCGAGCGTCTTAATCAACAAGGGAATGATTGACCGAGAGGAAATGAAGAAGCATCGATATAATTTAGATGATTTGATGCTGCAGCTAAGACAAAATAAGATTATGAATGTGGCAGATGTGGAGTTCGCGGTGTTAGAACCTTCGGGGAAATTAAGTGTAGTGGAAAGAGAAGTAAAAGAGACAGCTGAAGTCAATGATGGAGTGAAGGGTGCGATTCGCTATGAAGGACTTCCGCTGCCTCTCATTATGGATGGTAAAGTGCAGGATGCGAATTTGGAGAAAATAGGGAAAACCAGATTTTGGCTGAAAAATCAACTCCAAGTTAAAGGAGCCCGTGATTTTAAAGAAGTGTTTTATTGCTCCATTGATCATAGAGGGCGAATGTTTTTGGATCGTAAAAGATAA